A portion of the Bacteroidota bacterium genome contains these proteins:
- a CDS encoding helix-turn-helix domain-containing protein has translation MVCPGSRHRWRARLLRGKWVQSGGRVVAGLALPSIRQTTNIAVVWMSPSLVPVSHRGSRRRHANQHADEASTEQAPPQPTAPAPGRRARRQRLTARTGHEPVHPHGGDEVAVVLDTAPGVFLRQLRLTRAAQLLTQQAGTVAEVAHAVSYRDADYFAKQFRETYGMLPSDFTIRLASISAQRAHAEDA, from the coding sequence ATGGTGTGTCCCGGGTCTCGGCATCGATGGCGCGCTCGGCTGCTTCGGGGCAAGTGGGTTCAATCAGGCGGCAGAGTCGTGGCCGGTTTAGCGTTACCTAGTATCCGGCAGACGACCAATATCGCTGTTGTCTGGATGTCTCCATCTCTTGTGCCTGTGTCACATCGGGGCTCCAGAAGACGGCACGCGAACCAACATGCAGACGAGGCTTCAACAGAGCAGGCGCCGCCGCAACCGACAGCACCCGCGCCAGGACGAAGAGCAAGGAGGCAACGGCTGACTGCCAGGACAGGGCACGAGCCCGTTCATCCGCATGGAGGTGACGAGGTTGCCGTAGTGCTTGACACCGCGCCTGGCGTGTTTCTGCGCCAACTCCGGCTCACGCGGGCCGCGCAACTCCTGACGCAGCAGGCCGGGACCGTCGCCGAGGTCGCCCATGCGGTGAGCTACCGGGACGCCGACTACTTCGCCAAGCAGTTCCGCGAGACATACGGGATGCTGCCCTCAGACTTCACCATCCGGCTCGCGTCGATCAGTGCCCAGCGAGCACACGCCGAGGATGCCTGA
- a CDS encoding DUF4265 domain-containing protein, producing the protein MDLEEFSQRLGWRVSSELHQFGDKSFHIGLDDFFPPSIVREEGQTYAEGRAIEFDGTEYTYRVLLGDSTVCVEEIDWAALLPTQEDTEWLRVNLKEGWFEIVPPAGDPRRSPGHLLLFVHEREDGTPQQEPVHVERLEGGLVRLLYSPGWVDSVAAGDILRLLDDDGRFEVVERSGNVAVVVFSEYAIAPHLDAIAQDVTRLGGRIDGGLERSLVATIPISATLETIERVFDRWVAEQPDLVWWYNNIYDPEDPDRTLDWWL; encoded by the coding sequence ATGGACCTAGAAGAGTTCTCCCAACGACTCGGCTGGCGTGTGAGCAGCGAACTCCACCAATTCGGGGATAAGTCGTTTCACATTGGCCTAGACGACTTCTTCCCACCCAGCATCGTCAGAGAGGAGGGCCAAACCTATGCCGAAGGACGTGCCATCGAGTTTGATGGCACTGAGTACACCTATCGCGTCCTGCTTGGCGATTCGACCGTTTGTGTCGAGGAGATTGATTGGGCCGCCCTCCTCCCTACTCAGGAGGATACGGAGTGGCTCCGCGTAAACCTCAAAGAAGGCTGGTTCGAGATCGTACCGCCGGCTGGCGATCCGCGTCGCTCGCCCGGTCATCTCTTGCTGTTTGTGCACGAACGCGAGGATGGCACTCCGCAACAAGAGCCCGTTCATGTTGAGCGGCTGGAAGGTGGCCTGGTCCGGCTTCTTTACTCTCCTGGCTGGGTGGATAGTGTGGCGGCAGGCGACATTCTCCGCCTCCTCGATGACGATGGTCGTTTTGAGGTGGTCGAGCGCAGCGGAAACGTAGCGGTGGTCGTCTTCAGCGAGTATGCGATTGCGCCGCACCTAGACGCCATCGCGCAGGACGTTACCCGTCTGGGCGGACGTATCGACGGGGGGCTTGAGCGTAGCCTGGTCGCCACGATTCCAATCTCCGCGACCCTTGAGACTATCGAACGGGTCTTTGACAGATGGGTCGCAGAACAGCCTGACTTGGTCTGGTGGTACAACAACATCTACGACCCGGAGGACCCAGATCGCACGCTCGACTGGTGGCTGTGA